The Rhipicephalus sanguineus isolate Rsan-2018 chromosome 7, BIME_Rsan_1.4, whole genome shotgun sequence genome includes a window with the following:
- the LOC125759398 gene encoding uncharacterized protein LOC125759398 isoform X1: MTICAIFGCRARSKCKSSEKGPEAGMYCLPKVIANQCARTKELSEKRRSTWLARINRKDLKTLNNVRVCGRHFKTGKPAKLFDETNPDWAPNILLGHGCMEQTPTKFARYERRKMRAAKSAAVGDSCEVVSPSTCDTMDLDAADTEVPSSTVPSSPVSTASPGCSFTAANTAFADTATQTDVTAADLKALEEDNQRLTSELRTLRIQKSALEITELSLREDPEKVSFYTGLPSFAVLFSIYQLLEVSVKHTPQRCLGKFQEFVVFLMKLKWNFPLQDLGYRFRVSESTISRVFDRWLHTAFWRLKETIVWPSRDEICNTMPQAFYDSFGRKVALIIDCFEIKIERPSSLQPRCKTWSQYKSSNTAKYLIGICPQGIITFISKGWGGRTSDKHITENCGVLDKLSHGDVVLADRGFDIADSLGLYCAKLHIPAFTKGKRQLSAMEVETTRKIANVRIHVERVIGLVRNKYVIMKAVQPVHFVTRKEGDNIALLDKVVTVCCALTNFCSSVVPVNDE, encoded by the exons ATGACGATTTGTGCAATATTTGGCTGCCGCGCGAGAAGCAAGTGCAAATCAAGTGAAAAAGGACCAGAGGCAGGAATGTACTGTTTGCCGAAGGTGATCGCAAATCAGTGCGCCCGCACAAAAGAGCTGTCAGAGAAGCGGCGAAGCACATGGCTGGCGCGCATCAACAGGAAGGACCTGAAGACCCTGAACAACGTTCGTGTATGCGGGCGTCACTTCAAAACAGGCAA GCCCGCTAAACTCTTCGATGAGACGAATCCCGACTGGGCGCCGAACATCTTATTGGGCCATGGTTGCATGGAGCAGACGCCGACGAAATTTGCCCGGTACGAGCGCCGTAAAATGCGGGCAGCGAAAAGCGCCGCTGTGGgcgactcgtgcgaagttgtgtCACCCAGTACGTGCGACACCATGGACCTGGACGCTGCAGACACGGAGGTTCCGAGTTCCACAGTCCCGAGTTCGCCAGTCAGCACTGCTTCACCAGGCTGCAGTTTTACCGCCGCCAACACAG CTTTCGCAGATACGGCCACACAGACAGACGTGACTGCCGCGGACCTGAAGGCGCTGGAGGAGGATAATCAGCGTCTTACATCAGAGCTACGGACACTAAGGATTCAGAAAAGTGCACTTGAAATTACCGAGCTGTCATTGCGTGAAGACCCAGAGAAAGTCTCCTTTTACACTGGGCTTCCAAGTTTTGCTGTTCTCTTTTCTATCTATCAGCTACTAGAAGTGTCTGTTAAGCATACTCCACAGCGCTGCCTTGGTAAGTTTCAAGAATTCGTGGTGTTCTTGATGAAACTGAAGTGGAACTTCCCATTGCAGGACCTTGGATATCGCTTTAGGGTTTCCGAGTCAACAATAAGTAGAGTATTTGACAGATGGCTACACACTGCTTTTTGGCGGCTGAAGGAAACTATTGTGTGGCCTTCACGTGATGAAATTTGTAACACAATGCCACAGGCATTTTATGACTCTTTCGGTAGAAAGGTAGCGCTGATAATTGACTGCTTTGAAATTAAAATTGAGCGACCGTCCTCTCTACAGCCAAGATGCAAGACGTGGTCACAATATAAGTCAAGCAATACCGCAAAATACTTAATAGGCATCTGTCCACAGGGGATAATCACATTCATATCAAAGGGCTGGGGAGGTCGAACATCTGACAAACACATAACCGAGAACTGTGGAGTTCTGGACAAGCTGTCACACGGTGATGTCGTTCTCGCGGACAGAGGGTTTGATATTGCTGATAGTTTAGGCTTGTACTGTGCCAAGTTGCACATCCCTGCTTTTACAAAAGGGAAGAGGCAGCTGTCAGCTATGGAGGTAGAAACCACAAGGAAGATTGCAAATGTCAGGATACATGTAGAAAGGGTCATAGGTTTGGTACGAAACAAGTATGTGATAATGAAAGCTGTTCAGCCAGTTCATTTTGTGACACGTAAAGAAGGTGACAATATTGCCCTGTTGGACAAGGTAGTAACAGTGTGCTGTGCACTGACGAATTTTTGTTCATCTGTTGTGCCTGTGAATGATGAATAG
- the LOC119400481 gene encoding uncharacterized protein LOC119400481, translated as MAKENRSGHCPAYFDELVGPTRARYKEKIALCDGVDPYELRVGAQAAVDASLLPTVTHVDIINYLVLSTNYVSLDQMKAYKSLDSHNYFTSGWVRNITAKKLPSERVVVLSQVNHSQRLREAPLKVWLLVDLDGSIITAHCTCMAGAGEACSHVGATLFAVETAVRIRDSATCTDKSNVWLPAYSPTTEFKRLQDIDFSSSKAKKKRMDTIHIDSPNTHQPSRPVPKVPAPTPDELERCYAAIKESGANPALFMVNAKYSSNFHPPKENEPCLLRSLGSTEARTEDLPALLVRAEKVLRELKITDDMVTRVERNTREQSKCSKWYAYRAGRITASVMKSVCTTSVSQPSVSLVKRICYPEKQKFSSAATEWGLRHENTALSSYKAKAVQQHRDFRLRKTGVFLCVEYPHLAASPDSFVSCACCGDGIVEVKCPYSAADCDILQTLNSPNCSLEQRNGKLVLKRTHAYYFQIQAQIAVCRVKYCDFVVWTPTSLYTERVLEDAVFFNEILLKATRFFTHVVLPELFAEFFTKKGEAVESGAATAAYCYCRGPEIGKMLACDGKKCPYKWFHYSCIGIKRAPRQKTWFCSDCST; from the exons ATGGCGaaggagaatcgttcaggacattgtCCTGCATACTTTGATGAACTTGTAGGACCAACGCGGGCCAGGTACAAAGAAAAAATAGCCCTGTGCGACGGCGTGGATCCCTATGAGCTACGGGTTGGTGCTCAAGCCGCTGTTGATGCAAGCCTGCTGCCAACGGTTACCCACGTCGACATTATAAATTATCTGGTACTCTCGACAAATTATGTTTCACTTGACCAGATGAAGGCCTACAAATCGCTGGACTCACACAATTACTTTACGAGCGGATGGGTCCGGAACATCACTGCCAAGAAGTTGCCGTCTGAGCGTGTCGTCGTGCTTAGTCAG GTAAACCATTCACAGCGCCTGCGGGAAGCACCACTAAAAGTTTGGCTCTTGGTTGACTTGGATGGCAGTATCATCACTGCCCACTGTACCTGCATGGCAGGTGCAGGAGAAGCTTGCTCTCATGTTGGTGCAACTCTCTTTGCGGTGGAAACAGCAGTGCGGATCAGAGACTCTGCGACTTGCACGGACAAGAGCAATGTGTGGCTCCCTGCATACAGCCCTACGACTGAGTTCAAACGGCTCCAAGACATTGACTTTTCGTCGTCTAaggccaagaaaaaaagaatggacaCCATCCACATCGATTCTCCCAACACCCATCAGCCATCCCGACCAGTGCCAAAAGTTCCTGCTCCAACACCAGATGAACTCGAACGGTGCTATGCTGCGATAAAAGAGAGTGGAGCTAATCCTGCATTATTCATGGTTAATGCAAAATACAGTTCAAATTTTCATCCACCAAAAGAGAATGAGCCGTGTCTCCTTCGCAGTCTAGGGAGCACAGAAGCCAGAACAGAAGATTTGCCGGCCTTACTAGTTCGTGCAGAGAAGGTATTACGTGAACTTAAAATAACTGACGACATGGTGACTCGTGTTGAGAGAAACACGAGAGAGCAGTCTAAATGTTCAAAGTGGTACGCATACCGAGCTGGAAGAATTACAGCATCTGTAATGAAGAGTGTCTGCACAACGAGTGTGAGCCAGCCATCAGTGAGCTTAGTGAAGCGAATTTGTTACCCTGAGAAACAAAAGTTTTCATCAGCGGCAACAGAATGGGGACTGCGACACGAGAACACTGCCCTTTCCAGCTACAAGGCCAAAGCAGTGCAGCAGCATAGAGATTTTCGTCTTAGAAAGACTGGTGTTTTTTTATGTGTGGAGTACCCGCATCTTGCAGCTAGTCCCGATTCATTTGTAAGTTGTGCATGCTGTGGTGATGGCATTGTGGAAGTGAAATGTCCGTACTCTGCAGCGGATTGTGACATTTTACAAACATTGAACAGTCCTAACTGTTCTCTTGAGCAGAGGAATGGGAAGCTTGTTTTGAAAAGAACTCATGCATATTATTTTCAAATTCAAGCACAGATTGCAGTGTGTCGTGTGAAATATTGCGACTTCGTTGTGTGGACACCTACGTCACTTTACACTGAAAGAGTATTGGAGGATGCAGTTTTTTTTAATGAGATTTTGCTAAAGGCAACTCGGTTTTTTACACACGTTGTTCTTCCAGAGCTGTTCGCAGAGTTTTTTACTAAGAAAGGTGAAGCCGTAGAAAGTGGTGCTGCAACTGCTGCGTATTGCTACTGCAGAGGCCCGGAAATTGGAAAGATGTTGGCTTGTGATGGCAAAAAGTGCCCTTACAAGTGGTTTCACTACTCTTGCATAGGTATCAAGCGGGCACCAAGGCAGAAGACATGGTTTTGCTCAGACTGTTCAACCTAA
- the LOC125759398 gene encoding uncharacterized protein LOC125759398 isoform X2 produces the protein MEQTPTKFARYERRKMRAAKSAAVGDSCEVVSPSTCDTMDLDAADTEVPSSTVPSSPVSTASPGCSFTAANTAFADTATQTDVTAADLKALEEDNQRLTSELRTLRIQKSALEITELSLREDPEKVSFYTGLPSFAVLFSIYQLLEVSVKHTPQRCLGKFQEFVVFLMKLKWNFPLQDLGYRFRVSESTISRVFDRWLHTAFWRLKETIVWPSRDEICNTMPQAFYDSFGRKVALIIDCFEIKIERPSSLQPRCKTWSQYKSSNTAKYLIGICPQGIITFISKGWGGRTSDKHITENCGVLDKLSHGDVVLADRGFDIADSLGLYCAKLHIPAFTKGKRQLSAMEVETTRKIANVRIHVERVIGLVRNKYVIMKAVQPVHFVTRKEGDNIALLDKVVTVCCALTNFCSSVVPVNDE, from the exons ATGGAGCAGACGCCGACGAAATTTGCCCGGTACGAGCGCCGTAAAATGCGGGCAGCGAAAAGCGCCGCTGTGGgcgactcgtgcgaagttgtgtCACCCAGTACGTGCGACACCATGGACCTGGACGCTGCAGACACGGAGGTTCCGAGTTCCACAGTCCCGAGTTCGCCAGTCAGCACTGCTTCACCAGGCTGCAGTTTTACCGCCGCCAACACAG CTTTCGCAGATACGGCCACACAGACAGACGTGACTGCCGCGGACCTGAAGGCGCTGGAGGAGGATAATCAGCGTCTTACATCAGAGCTACGGACACTAAGGATTCAGAAAAGTGCACTTGAAATTACCGAGCTGTCATTGCGTGAAGACCCAGAGAAAGTCTCCTTTTACACTGGGCTTCCAAGTTTTGCTGTTCTCTTTTCTATCTATCAGCTACTAGAAGTGTCTGTTAAGCATACTCCACAGCGCTGCCTTGGTAAGTTTCAAGAATTCGTGGTGTTCTTGATGAAACTGAAGTGGAACTTCCCATTGCAGGACCTTGGATATCGCTTTAGGGTTTCCGAGTCAACAATAAGTAGAGTATTTGACAGATGGCTACACACTGCTTTTTGGCGGCTGAAGGAAACTATTGTGTGGCCTTCACGTGATGAAATTTGTAACACAATGCCACAGGCATTTTATGACTCTTTCGGTAGAAAGGTAGCGCTGATAATTGACTGCTTTGAAATTAAAATTGAGCGACCGTCCTCTCTACAGCCAAGATGCAAGACGTGGTCACAATATAAGTCAAGCAATACCGCAAAATACTTAATAGGCATCTGTCCACAGGGGATAATCACATTCATATCAAAGGGCTGGGGAGGTCGAACATCTGACAAACACATAACCGAGAACTGTGGAGTTCTGGACAAGCTGTCACACGGTGATGTCGTTCTCGCGGACAGAGGGTTTGATATTGCTGATAGTTTAGGCTTGTACTGTGCCAAGTTGCACATCCCTGCTTTTACAAAAGGGAAGAGGCAGCTGTCAGCTATGGAGGTAGAAACCACAAGGAAGATTGCAAATGTCAGGATACATGTAGAAAGGGTCATAGGTTTGGTACGAAACAAGTATGTGATAATGAAAGCTGTTCAGCCAGTTCATTTTGTGACACGTAAAGAAGGTGACAATATTGCCCTGTTGGACAAGGTAGTAACAGTGTGCTGTGCACTGACGAATTTTTGTTCATCTGTTGTGCCTGTGAATGATGAATAG